The Oscillospiraceae bacterium genome includes the window GCGGGCGGACTCCTGGTCCTCGGGGTGTTGTTGACCGGCGGCGGCGGCGTGTTGGCCCTGCTGGGCCGGCGGCGCGGCCGACAAGACCGGCGCGCCGAGCCGACATCCACGCACGAGTGAGGCGGCCCGCGCAGCGTATGAGCGCCGCGTGATATGAACGAAAACAAGGAGGGTTTCCCTATGCGGATCCCTCCTTGTTTTCGTGCGGCGCGCTTGAGAACGCGATGAGCGCCGCCCGCTTGTACAAAAAATTCACACCGATACGATTGCCAGCCGCATCGGTTTGTGCTATGATACAAAAGATAGCACATGCCGGACGCGGGATCACGGGGCCTGAACGGTCATATTTTGTCTGCATATCTTGGGTTTTCTGCCAGATATGGTGACGTTGGGGGCGCGGGACGGCGGTGGTGCGGGCGTCTTGTTTGAAACGATAGGACAGGTGGGAGGCGCGGTATGGAGTACACATTTTCAGACCGAATCTCGGGGGTGCAGCCCTCGGCCATTCGGGAAATTTTTAAAGTGCTAGAGGACCCGACCGTCATCTCGCTGGCTGCGGGCAATCCCTCGCCCGAGACGTTTCCGGCCAATGACATGGCGCGGATCGCCTCCGACCTCTTTCGAGACCGCCCCGGACCGGCGCTGCAGTACGGCATCACAGAGGGGTACGGGCCTCTGCGCGAGCAGACGGCCGCCCGGCTGCGCGCGCGTAGCGGTGTCGGTGGCCCAGACGACGACCTGATCATCACCAGCGGCGGCCAGCAGGGGTTGGATCTGGCGGCGCGGGTGCTGCTCAATGAGGGCGATGTCGTCATCTGCGAGGACCCAAGCTTCATCGGCGCGCTGAACGCCCTGCGCGCGTATAACGCGAAACTTGTGGGCGTGCCGATGGACGCGCAGGGCATGGACGTGGAGGCCCTGGAGCGCACGCTGCGGGACACGCCACGGGCCAAATTTATCTATACAATCCCGACATTTCAAAACCCCAGCGGCGCTACGCTGCCGGCCGACCGGCGGGCGCGGATGCTCGCGCTCGCACACCGGTACAATGTGCTGATTGTGGAGGACGATCCCTACTTTGAACTGCGCTATTCGGGCGTGCCCGTGCCGGCCGTTAAGAGCTTGGACACCGATGGCCGCGTTATTTATCTCGGTTCGTATTCCAAAGTGATCTCGCCCGGCATGCGGGTGGGTTTCGTGTGCGCTCCGCGCGAGATTGTCGCCAAGATGACCGTGGCCAAACAGGTCTCTGATGTACACACCAACCTGTTCTTTCAGATGGTGGTTTCGGAGTATTTGCAGCGGTGCGACCTGGACGCCCACATTGCGGACTGCCGCCGTTTGTATGTCCAGCGCCGTGACCGCATGTTTGCCCATGTGCGCGGCTGGGGCGACCGGGTGCGCAGTGTCTGCCCGGACGGCGGGCTCTTCCTGTGGTGCGAACTGCCGGACGGGTACGACGGCATGGCGCTGTGCCGGTTGGGGGGCCGGCGCAAAGTGGCGGCTGTGCCGGGTCAGACCTTCGCCGTGGACGACCAGAGATCCTCTCCCGGGTTTCGCCTCAACTTTTCCATGCCCACGCCCGAGCAGATCGACCGCGGTATGGTGCTCTTCGGCGAGGCCCTGGACGAGCTGCTGACCGGGCGCGGCTGAACCGGACCCCGCGCGGCGGGGATGATATGAGAAAAGGCGTGGTTTTTGCATATGATGAAGAGGAGAATTTTGAGCGGTGTGCAGCCGAGCGGTACGCCGACCCTTGGCAATTATCTTGGCGCGTTTCGCAGTTGGGTCGCCTTGCAGGACGACCCGCAGTACGAGAGCGTATACTGCGTGGTCGACATGCACGCCATCACGATCCGGCGGGACAGAGAGGAACTGCGCCGTCAGACGCGGGAGCTCTATGCGCTGCTGCTGGCGATCGGCCTCGACCCCCAGAGGAACGTTTTGTTTATACAGAGTCAGGTGCCCCAGCACGCGGAGCTCACCTGGGTGCTGAACTGCTACACGATGTTCGGCGAGCTCTCACGCATGACACAGTTTAAAGAAAAATCGGCCAGACACCCCGACAACATCAACGCCGGGCTGT containing:
- a CDS encoding PLP-dependent aminotransferase family protein, which gives rise to MEYTFSDRISGVQPSAIREIFKVLEDPTVISLAAGNPSPETFPANDMARIASDLFRDRPGPALQYGITEGYGPLREQTAARLRARSGVGGPDDDLIITSGGQQGLDLAARVLLNEGDVVICEDPSFIGALNALRAYNAKLVGVPMDAQGMDVEALERTLRDTPRAKFIYTIPTFQNPSGATLPADRRARMLALAHRYNVLIVEDDPYFELRYSGVPVPAVKSLDTDGRVIYLGSYSKVISPGMRVGFVCAPREIVAKMTVAKQVSDVHTNLFFQMVVSEYLQRCDLDAHIADCRRLYVQRRDRMFAHVRGWGDRVRSVCPDGGLFLWCELPDGYDGMALCRLGGRRKVAAVPGQTFAVDDQRSSPGFRLNFSMPTPEQIDRGMVLFGEALDELLTGRG